The window CTCTCAAATTGAGGAGCCCGGTCCAGGCGTCGCGTCCCACCCCGTGTCGCGTGGCGCGAACTTCTCAGAAGACAGCGGCGTGGTTACCATAAACTCGCCCATGGTGGGCGTATTCTACGTGGCTCCTGCGCCGGACCAGCCTCCTTTCGTGCGGCCGGGCGATGTGGTTCAGGAACATCAGACCGTCTGTATCGTCGAAGCCATGAAGCTCATGAATGAAGTGTCCACACACTTTCCGGCGAGAATCCTGAAGGTCCTCGCCGAGAACGGCGAGCCGGTGGAGTTCGGGCAGCCGTTGTTCGCGGTCGAACCGCTCGATTGACACCTACGGAGCACAATACCCGCAGAGAAGATGGATGTTTCGACGTATTTTGATAGCAAATCGCGGTGAAATCGCGGTACGCATTATTCGCGCGTGCCGGGAGCTGGGCGTCACGAGCATCGCTGTATACTCCTCGGCGGACAAGGATTGTCTTCACACCTCGCTTGCCGACGAGAGCATCTGCATCGGGCCCCCCAGCGCGACGGAAAGCTATTTGCACATCCCCAGCATCATCGCCGCGGCCGAAATCTGCGACGCGCACGCCATCCACCCCGGCTACGGGTTCCTGGCCGAAAATCCCAAGTTTGCGCGCATCTGCCAGGACTGCGACATCGGGTTTATCGGCCCCGCCCCCGAGGCCATCGCCTTGAGCGGAGACAAAGCGGCGTGCCGCGCAACCGTGAAAGCCGTTGGCGTGCCTGTGGTGCCGGGAAGCGAAGGCCGTATTGAAGAGCCTGAAAAGGTGCTCGGCCTGGCGCGCGAAATCGGATTCCCGGTGCTCATCAAGGCAGCCGCCGGCGGAGGCGGAAAGGGCATGCGGATCGCTCATAATGACGTCGCGCTCAAGAACGCCGTCGCATTGGCCGCGATCGAGGCCGAAACCGCCTTTGGAGATGGAGGGCTGTACCTCGAAAAGTTCATGGAAAATGCGCGCCACATCGAATTCCAGATTCTGGGCGACAACAGCGGCAGACTTGTCACGCTCGGTGAGCGCGAATGCAGCATCCAGCGGCGCCACCAGAAACTGATCGAGGAAACACCTTCGCCCGGCCTCAGCAGTTCTCTGCGTTCGCGAATGACCAAGGCCGCGCTTCGAGCAGCCAAAGCCATCGGTTACACCAATGCCGGCACCGCGGAATTCCTCCTGACGCCGGACAATCAGTTCTATTTCATCGAGTTCAACGCGCGAATCCAGGTCGAGCACCCCGTTACCGAGGAGGTGACGGGCGTGGACCTCGTAAAAGAACAGATTCGCGTCGCTTCCGGTCTTCCCCTCAGCA is drawn from Candidatus Hydrogenedentota bacterium and contains these coding sequences:
- the accB gene encoding acetyl-CoA carboxylase biotin carboxyl carrier protein, with translation MDIEKLQELLNVFEASGLSEIEIEEAGTRIRLKKSQPPLPSVSPYPAMHHSQIEEPGPGVASHPVSRGANFSEDSGVVTINSPMVGVFYVAPAPDQPPFVRPGDVVQEHQTVCIVEAMKLMNEVSTHFPARILKVLAENGEPVEFGQPLFAVEPLD
- a CDS encoding acetyl-CoA carboxylase biotin carboxylase subunit; the encoded protein is MFRRILIANRGEIAVRIIRACRELGVTSIAVYSSADKDCLHTSLADESICIGPPSATESYLHIPSIIAAAEICDAHAIHPGYGFLAENPKFARICQDCDIGFIGPAPEAIALSGDKAACRATVKAVGVPVVPGSEGRIEEPEKVLGLAREIGFPVLIKAAAGGGGKGMRIAHNDVALKNAVALAAIEAETAFGDGGLYLEKFMENARHIEFQILGDNSGRLVTLGERECSIQRRHQKLIEETPSPGLSSSLRSRMTKAALRAAKAIGYTNAGTAEFLLTPDNQFYFIEFNARIQVEHPVTEEVTGVDLVKEQIRVASGLPLSNAHVRPSGYAIEARVYAEDPENGFSASPGLVARCHLPGGPGIRVDSHLFAGYEVPRFYDALLAKIIARGKERQEAIERLSAALQEFAADGIKTTARLCARIVSGDRFRRGDIGPDIIDQYVNGSA